The Hymenobacter swuensis DY53 genome includes the window GCTTCTGTATCTTCTGTTCTGTTTGATAACCATGGTCGCCCGCTGGAATACCTGCGGCTGGCCGTCACGGACCGGTGCAACCTACGCTGCTTCTACTGCATGCCCGAGGAGGGTATCAAGTACCTGCCCAAGCAGGAGTTGCTGACCTACGAGGAAATGGAGCGGCTGGTGGCCATCATGGCCGGTCTGGGCGTGCGCAAAGTGCGCCTGACGGGCGGGGAGCCGTTCGTGCGCCGCGACCTGGTGCCGTTTATGGACCGCCTCAGCCAGATTCCGGGCATTGAGGAACTGACCATGACCACTAACGGCGTGCTCACCGCGCCCCACGTGCCCGAGATGGCCCGCATGGGCCTGAAAGCCGTAAACCTGAGCCTCGACACCCTCGACCGCGCCCGGTTCGCCAGCATCACCCGCCGCGACGAGTTGCCCCGCGTGCTCGACACGTTCTATGCGCTATTGGCAGCCGGCATTCGGTTGAAAATCAACGCAGTGGTGATGGACGGGCAGAACACCCAGGACCTGCTGCCTTTGGCCGAGCTAACCCGCGACCTGCCCGTGGATGTGCGTTTCATCGAGGAAATGCCCTTCAACGGCGGCAGCCATGATGCAGCCTCATTGCCTTGGAACCACCACCGCATCCGCGAGCATCTGCAGTTGAACCTGGGCGAGTTGACCCCGGTACCTACCCGCTCCGGCGACACGGCCTCGCACTACACCGTGGCTGGCCACCAGGGCCGCCTGGGCATCATTGCGGCCTACTCGCGCACCTTCTGTGGCACCTGCAACCGCATCCGCCTCACGGCCGAGGGCGGCCTCAAAACCTGCCTCTACGACCAGGGCGTGCTCGATATCCGGGCCCTGCTACGCGGCGGCTCCTCCGATGAGCAGATTGCTGAAGCCCTGAAATTGGCGTTCCGCAACCGCGCCGCCAACGGCTTCGAGGCCGAAAGCCAGCGCCCCCTGCACCAGCTCAGCTTCGAGTCGATGAGCACGATTGGAGGGTAGGTGGGGCTAATAACTCCAGGTGCTGACACCGGCCTATTTCCCAAGCCGCTTACCAAGCATGCGGGCGAATTTGCCTTGGCCTTTCCGGCTGTTTGCATAAGCTTGGCTCTATAACTTGCGGCCCCGCTGATGCACTCTTCGTCTGCCGCATCACCGGCAGCCCACCTCTCGCACCATGAATATACTTTTGAGCTGCTTGTTGTTCTGCAACCTGCTATGCTTTCTGCTTTTCGCCTTGGATAAGCGGAAAGCCCAGCGCAACCAGCGCCGCATTGCCGAAAAAACGCTGCACCTCGCTACGCTGCCGGGCGCGGCGATTGGCGCATGGGCGGCAATTTTCCTGCTGCACCATAAAAATCGTAAAGCCGCTTTCTGGAGCGTTACCCTGGCGCTGACGCTGCTACAAGGTGCGGCTCTCTATTTCACGTG containing:
- the moaA gene encoding GTP 3',8-cyclase MoaA, producing the protein MSASVSSVLFDNHGRPLEYLRLAVTDRCNLRCFYCMPEEGIKYLPKQELLTYEEMERLVAIMAGLGVRKVRLTGGEPFVRRDLVPFMDRLSQIPGIEELTMTTNGVLTAPHVPEMARMGLKAVNLSLDTLDRARFASITRRDELPRVLDTFYALLAAGIRLKINAVVMDGQNTQDLLPLAELTRDLPVDVRFIEEMPFNGGSHDAASLPWNHHRIREHLQLNLGELTPVPTRSGDTASHYTVAGHQGRLGIIAAYSRTFCGTCNRIRLTAEGGLKTCLYDQGVLDIRALLRGGSSDEQIAEALKLAFRNRAANGFEAESQRPLHQLSFESMSTIGG
- a CDS encoding DUF1294 domain-containing protein produces the protein MNILLSCLLFCNLLCFLLFALDKRKAQRNQRRIAEKTLHLATLPGAAIGAWAAIFLLHHKNRKAAFWSVTLALTLLQGAALYFTWPYFQASF